A region from the Sandaracinus amylolyticus genome encodes:
- a CDS encoding ABC transporter ATP-binding protein, which translates to MSSSTVSAANERPAVMELRDVTKAYRTHRGAHVVLDRISLAFNHTENIGILGRNGAGKSTLLRILGGAEQPDAGQVIRRGRISWPIGFSGGFAGSLSGAENCRFVAKIYDADVDEVVERTRVFAEIGDYFDMPVRTYSSGMRARIAFGLSMAIDFEMYLVDEVTAVGDKPFQEKCRQAFAERRAKSSVIMVSHSIATIADYCSRFVLLDAGRIEMFDDVKTAEKEYRRLAA; encoded by the coding sequence ATGTCGTCGAGCACCGTGTCCGCGGCGAACGAGCGGCCCGCAGTGATGGAGCTGCGCGACGTCACGAAGGCGTACCGGACCCACCGCGGTGCGCACGTCGTGCTCGATCGCATCTCGCTCGCGTTCAACCACACGGAGAACATCGGCATCCTCGGGCGGAACGGCGCCGGGAAGTCGACGCTCCTGCGGATCCTCGGTGGCGCCGAGCAGCCGGACGCAGGGCAGGTGATCCGCCGCGGGCGCATCTCGTGGCCGATCGGGTTCAGCGGCGGCTTCGCCGGTTCGCTGTCGGGCGCCGAGAACTGCAGGTTCGTCGCGAAGATCTACGATGCCGACGTCGACGAGGTCGTCGAGCGCACGCGCGTGTTCGCCGAGATCGGCGACTACTTCGACATGCCCGTCCGCACGTACTCGTCCGGCATGCGTGCGCGCATCGCGTTCGGGCTCTCGATGGCGATCGACTTCGAAATGTATCTCGTCGACGAGGTCACGGCGGTGGGCGACAAGCCGTTCCAGGAGAAGTGCCGCCAAGCGTTCGCGGAGCGCCGGGCCAAGAGCTCGGTCATCATGGTGTCCCACAGCATCGCGACGATCGCGGACTACTGCTCGCGCTTCGTGCTCCTCGACGCCGGCCGCATCGAGATGTTCGACGACGTGAAGACCGCCGAGAAGGAGTACCGGAGGTTGGCCGCGTGA
- a CDS encoding MopE-related protein, producing the protein MHLRAHVFSAFAFLSITGIAGCGLTLDVDPPDPSGGFDAGGLDAGHVGADASRGDAGPPDDECRGQPDGTPCGADGASLICVDDRCELSFCGDGVVDETAGEVCDDANDRTGDGCEPISCVPSCDDPLDCDDENPCNGVEICSAGSKCEPGVPSTDRICTTPSGDDGVCDSGVCIPAGCGNGVREEGEECDDGNSMAGDGCEPDCVPSCREDLDCDDVDACTGQESCDVSAGCQRGVPPACAPEDDCHTAVCNPRNGCEITLIDMDRDGHAPEAITSCGDDCDDLDPNRYDGAPEQCNELDDDCDGDVDEEIVEIECYGDTDADGFGSVERSLRDCSCPAGTTPNAGDCFDEPTPVGEAVNPAQTRFFRMPYCRDGGPGSSCTFDYDCNGSEEREFAQIHRQCSALTVLMRCTGQGWRESVPACGDEGTWVECDGLLGPLGLICTPRDTRRAQTCR; encoded by the coding sequence GTGCACCTCCGCGCGCACGTCTTCTCCGCCTTTGCTTTTCTCTCCATCACCGGCATCGCGGGCTGCGGCCTCACGCTCGACGTCGATCCACCCGATCCGAGCGGCGGCTTCGACGCCGGTGGGCTCGATGCGGGCCACGTCGGCGCCGACGCGTCGCGCGGCGATGCCGGACCGCCCGACGACGAGTGCCGCGGCCAGCCGGACGGCACGCCGTGCGGCGCCGACGGCGCATCGCTGATCTGCGTCGACGATCGCTGCGAGCTCTCGTTCTGCGGCGACGGAGTCGTCGACGAGACCGCGGGCGAGGTCTGCGACGACGCCAACGATCGCACCGGCGACGGATGCGAGCCCATCTCCTGCGTGCCGAGCTGCGACGACCCGCTCGACTGCGACGACGAGAACCCCTGCAACGGCGTCGAGATCTGCAGCGCGGGCTCGAAGTGCGAGCCGGGCGTGCCGTCGACCGATCGCATCTGCACGACGCCGAGCGGCGACGACGGCGTGTGCGACTCGGGCGTGTGCATCCCCGCGGGCTGCGGCAACGGCGTGCGCGAAGAGGGCGAGGAGTGCGACGACGGCAACTCGATGGCCGGCGACGGCTGCGAGCCCGACTGCGTCCCCTCGTGCCGCGAGGATCTCGACTGCGACGACGTCGACGCGTGCACCGGGCAGGAGTCGTGCGACGTGAGCGCGGGCTGTCAGCGCGGCGTCCCGCCCGCGTGCGCGCCCGAGGACGACTGTCACACCGCGGTCTGCAACCCGCGCAACGGCTGCGAGATCACGCTGATCGACATGGATCGCGACGGCCACGCGCCCGAGGCGATCACGTCGTGCGGCGACGACTGCGACGATCTCGATCCGAACCGCTACGACGGCGCGCCCGAGCAGTGCAACGAGCTCGACGACGACTGCGACGGCGACGTCGACGAGGAGATCGTCGAGATCGAGTGCTACGGCGACACCGACGCCGACGGCTTCGGCAGCGTCGAGCGCAGCCTCCGTGACTGCTCGTGCCCGGCGGGCACCACGCCGAACGCGGGCGACTGCTTCGACGAGCCCACGCCGGTCGGCGAGGCGGTGAATCCCGCGCAGACGCGGTTCTTCCGCATGCCCTACTGCCGCGACGGAGGCCCGGGCAGCTCGTGCACGTTCGACTACGACTGCAACGGCAGCGAGGAGCGCGAGTTCGCGCAGATCCACCGCCAGTGCAGCGCGCTCACGGTGCTGATGCGCTGCACCGGCCAGGGCTGGCGCGAGAGCGTCCCGGCCTGCGGCGACGAAGGCACGTGGGTCGAGTGCGACGGCCTGCTGGGCCCGCTGGGCCTCATCTGCACGCCCCGCGACACGCGCCGCGCGCAGACCTGCCGCTGA
- a CDS encoding LamG domain-containing protein, with the protein MREHVVAVALSGLCAIHAGCGLERVGIVPYGSPRDGGARVDASAPVDAGGGASTDAGVNGVDAGPPDAGRGPACGDDPALVACYPFDGDALDHGPRANDLAVSGVSWDPSGGMALGVTSSAVVATRPELAHAETTVLAWLRVDAMPAVGRAGIVDHDGQYGLFVHPGGELRCAITIAGSGWAMAAAVIEAGRWHHVACVVEDATLRLYVDGREVATAPASTSRAPGSSALYVGENGPTGDDQLIGAIDDLQIWDKPLTGQEIAAVVRDGR; encoded by the coding sequence GTGAGGGAGCACGTCGTCGCGGTCGCACTGTCGGGGTTGTGCGCGATCCATGCGGGATGCGGGCTCGAGCGCGTCGGCATCGTCCCGTACGGGTCGCCGCGGGACGGGGGTGCGCGCGTCGACGCGAGCGCGCCGGTCGACGCCGGTGGGGGCGCGAGCACGGACGCCGGCGTGAACGGCGTCGACGCAGGACCGCCCGACGCGGGGCGCGGCCCAGCCTGCGGTGACGATCCCGCGCTCGTCGCCTGCTATCCGTTCGACGGCGACGCGCTCGATCACGGACCGCGCGCCAACGATCTCGCGGTGAGCGGCGTGAGCTGGGATCCGAGCGGCGGCATGGCGCTCGGCGTGACCAGCAGCGCGGTCGTCGCGACGCGGCCCGAGCTCGCGCACGCCGAGACGACGGTGCTCGCGTGGCTGCGGGTCGATGCGATGCCGGCGGTCGGACGCGCGGGGATCGTCGATCACGACGGGCAGTACGGGCTGTTCGTGCACCCGGGCGGGGAGCTGCGCTGCGCGATCACGATCGCGGGGTCGGGCTGGGCGATGGCGGCCGCGGTGATCGAGGCGGGCCGCTGGCACCACGTCGCGTGCGTGGTGGAGGACGCGACGCTGCGGCTCTACGTCGACGGGCGCGAGGTCGCGACGGCGCCCGCGTCGACGAGCCGGGCGCCGGGGAGCTCGGCGCTCTACGTCGGCGAGAACGGACCGACCGGCGACGATCAGCTGATCGGCGCGATCGACGACCTGCAGATCT
- a CDS encoding KpsF/GutQ family sugar-phosphate isomerase translates to MRLKAAAKTLGSETLGSEGSSSNGSATSGDRDTSGGRSSGVVAASGFPAAGLAGTASGFAGTGFAGTKGLGGNGLAVVLDAVSRQARDTLRQQAAAIAKLGERLDERFGRAVRMLQGIEGHVVVTGLGKSGHIGRKIAATLASTGTPSFFVHTTEALHGDLGMITSRDAVILISYSGETAELLQLLPYLRRRGVPTIALVGAPESRLALGADLALDVSVDREVCPHNLAPTSSTLATLAMGDTLAIALMRVRSFREEDFASIHPGGSLGRRLARVGEVALTDGLVFVSPDTAVSECVLALTSSDVGVALVRDEQGMIVGMISAIELQRAMNSVEGCLRASARDIMSASLPVVDEDVPVLDAEQRMESDGLPALVVLDVDGQPSGLFVRSRKR, encoded by the coding sequence ATGCGGCTGAAAGCAGCGGCGAAGACGCTCGGAAGCGAGACCCTCGGGTCCGAGGGATCGTCGAGCAATGGCTCCGCGACGAGCGGTGATCGCGACACGAGCGGTGGTCGGAGCTCGGGTGTGGTCGCGGCCTCCGGGTTCCCGGCGGCGGGGCTCGCAGGCACCGCGAGCGGCTTCGCGGGCACCGGGTTCGCGGGGACGAAGGGCCTCGGCGGCAACGGTCTCGCCGTCGTGCTCGACGCCGTCTCGCGCCAGGCGCGCGACACGCTCCGCCAGCAGGCCGCCGCGATCGCGAAGCTGGGCGAGCGCCTCGACGAGCGCTTCGGCCGCGCCGTCCGGATGCTGCAGGGCATCGAGGGCCACGTCGTCGTCACCGGGCTCGGCAAGTCGGGCCACATCGGCCGCAAGATCGCGGCGACGCTCGCGTCGACCGGCACTCCGAGCTTCTTCGTGCACACGACCGAGGCGCTGCACGGCGACCTCGGCATGATCACCTCGCGCGACGCGGTGATCCTCATCTCGTACAGCGGCGAGACCGCCGAGCTCCTGCAGCTCCTGCCGTACCTGCGCCGCCGCGGCGTGCCGACGATCGCGCTGGTCGGCGCGCCCGAGTCGCGCCTCGCGCTCGGCGCCGATCTCGCGCTCGACGTGTCGGTCGATCGCGAGGTCTGCCCGCACAACCTCGCGCCCACGAGCTCCACGCTCGCGACGCTCGCGATGGGCGACACGCTCGCGATCGCGCTGATGCGTGTGCGCAGCTTCCGCGAGGAGGACTTCGCGAGCATCCATCCCGGCGGCAGTCTCGGACGTCGGCTCGCGCGCGTCGGTGAGGTCGCGCTCACCGACGGTCTCGTCTTCGTGAGCCCCGACACGGCCGTGAGCGAGTGCGTGCTCGCGCTGACGTCGAGCGACGTCGGCGTCGCGCTCGTGCGCGACGAGCAGGGGATGATCGTCGGGATGATCTCGGCGATCGAGCTCCAGCGCGCGATGAACAGCGTCGAGGGCTGCCTGCGCGCGTCCGCGCGCGACATCATGAGCGCGAGCCTGCCGGTCGTGGACGAGGACGTGCCCGTGCTCGACGCCGAGCAGCGCATGGAGAGCGACGGCCTCCCCGCGCTCGTCGTGCTCGACGTCGACGGACAGCCCAGCGGGCTGTTCGTACGCTCGCGGAAGCGTTGA
- the era gene encoding GTPase Era, which produces MARPRSTTPRDSTANRKQKPDAAPPRAGRCVIAGRPNVGKSTLLNALLGTKLAIVAPRPGTTRTVLLGVFDAPVEGARTQIAFLDTPGLEAPKSMLGRVLVEEAQGALEQGDVLLLLVDAGDVVKRRALAPEDQRVLELMKPLGKPIVLALNKVDKVKDKGQLLPTLEVLAKAHPWATIVPCSALRGSNLAPIVKEIREHLPEGLLYEEDDVLTDRPERFFVAELVREALLAHVRQEVPHGVAVQVDEWVDEGKLLRIGVTIIVTKDSHKAIVIGARGEMLKTIGQEARENIEAMLERKVFLRTFVKVVPGWTEDPEKVRRLTREGSLS; this is translated from the coding sequence ATGGCCCGCCCCCGCAGCACCACACCTCGCGATTCGACCGCGAATCGCAAGCAGAAGCCCGACGCGGCCCCGCCGCGCGCGGGTCGCTGCGTGATCGCCGGGCGCCCCAACGTCGGCAAGTCCACGCTCCTCAACGCGCTGCTCGGGACGAAGCTCGCGATCGTCGCGCCGCGCCCGGGCACGACGCGCACCGTGCTGCTCGGCGTGTTCGACGCGCCTGTCGAGGGCGCGCGCACGCAGATCGCGTTCCTCGACACCCCGGGCCTCGAAGCGCCCAAGAGCATGCTCGGCCGCGTGCTCGTCGAAGAAGCGCAGGGCGCGCTCGAGCAGGGCGACGTGCTGCTGCTGCTCGTCGACGCGGGTGACGTGGTGAAGCGCCGCGCGCTGGCGCCCGAGGATCAGCGCGTGCTCGAGCTGATGAAGCCGCTCGGCAAGCCGATCGTCCTCGCGCTCAACAAGGTCGACAAGGTCAAGGACAAGGGCCAGCTGCTGCCGACGCTCGAGGTGCTCGCGAAGGCGCACCCGTGGGCGACGATCGTGCCCTGCTCGGCGCTGCGCGGATCGAACCTCGCGCCGATCGTGAAGGAGATCCGCGAGCACCTGCCCGAGGGCCTCCTCTACGAAGAGGACGACGTGCTCACCGATCGTCCCGAGCGCTTCTTCGTGGCGGAATTGGTGCGCGAAGCGCTGCTCGCGCACGTGCGACAGGAAGTGCCGCACGGCGTCGCGGTGCAGGTCGACGAGTGGGTCGACGAGGGCAAGCTGCTGCGCATCGGCGTGACGATCATCGTGACGAAGGACTCGCACAAGGCGATCGTGATCGGCGCGCGCGGCGAGATGTTGAAGACGATCGGCCAGGAGGCGCGCGAGAACATCGAGGCGATGCTCGAGCGCAAGGTGTTCCTGCGCACCTTCGTGAAGGTGGTGCCGGGCTGGACCGAGGACCCCGAGAAGGTCCGCCGCCTCACGCGCGAAGGGAGCCTGTCGTGA
- a CDS encoding ABC transporter permease translates to MSPLLRGARVQLRVIGALATRETRTRFGGHALGYLWALAEPLFWVLTFYGAFVLLNRRTPENLDVVGFLTTGIVTYELVIKTQERASQAISANRALLFYPQVQTLDLVFARVALELATYVVVFAVILGGNAIVRGELELASPLYVALGLVLATALGGSLGLLLCGLQLVFPTIERMKGPLMRPLFWTSGLFFTAHMLPLRVRELLLWNPIFHCVEIVRGGWFRGYRDGYESVGYVLAWILALSFFALTLERSVRHRIEVT, encoded by the coding sequence GTGAGCCCGCTGCTCCGCGGCGCGCGCGTCCAGCTCCGCGTGATCGGAGCACTCGCGACGCGCGAGACGCGCACGCGCTTCGGCGGCCACGCGCTCGGCTATCTCTGGGCCCTCGCCGAGCCGCTCTTCTGGGTGCTCACGTTCTACGGGGCCTTCGTCCTGCTCAACCGCCGCACGCCCGAGAACCTCGACGTTGTCGGGTTCCTCACCACGGGGATCGTGACCTACGAGCTCGTGATCAAGACGCAGGAGCGCGCGAGCCAGGCGATCTCCGCGAACCGCGCGCTGCTCTTCTACCCGCAGGTCCAGACGCTCGATCTCGTGTTCGCGCGCGTCGCGCTGGAGCTCGCGACGTACGTCGTGGTCTTCGCGGTCATCCTCGGCGGGAACGCGATCGTGCGCGGGGAGCTCGAGCTCGCCTCGCCTCTCTACGTTGCCCTCGGGCTGGTGCTCGCGACCGCGCTCGGCGGGTCGCTCGGACTGCTGCTCTGCGGGCTCCAGCTCGTGTTCCCGACCATCGAGCGCATGAAGGGGCCCCTCATGCGACCGCTCTTCTGGACCTCGGGGCTGTTCTTCACGGCGCACATGCTCCCACTCCGCGTCCGCGAGCTCCTCCTGTGGAACCCGATCTTCCACTGCGTGGAGATCGTGCGCGGCGGGTGGTTCCGCGGTTACCGCGATGGATACGAGAGCGTCGGATACGTGCTGGCGTGGATCCTCGCGCTCAGCTTCTTCGCGCTGACGCTCGAGCGCTCGGTGCGACACCGGATCGAGGTGACGTGA
- a CDS encoding M1 family metallopeptidase, which translates to MRTRPIAILLAASIAACGPSATTRATTPDTARQAASTSAPDEAPPDGPLPAGVTPLHYRIALEVLPENDRFRGEVWIRARLAEATSRIWIHGARMDVSAASIERVEEESDERVSVPATWHPAEREGIAALRTQTPVGPGDVTIHIAYEAPFDRQLKGLYRVDVGDDHYAFTQFEATSARYAFPSFDEPRWKTPFDIELTVHREHVAIANTRELERTQLESGLDRVRYATTLPLPTYLVAMAVGPLDVVEGAAIPPSAVRSRPLPFRGIAARGRGPELAHAMEHTPRIVAALEDYFGTEYPYDKLDIIAVPDFASGAMENAGAITFREFLLLLGASPPEDQVRGFANVMAHELAHQWFGNLVTMPWWDDIWLNEAFATWMASKTVARVYPEMNADLAQLAAVHGAMGQDSLASARRIRQPIESDHDIRNAFDSITYSKGAGVLSMFEAWVGEDVFREGIRTYLRQHRFGTATSEDLLAALSESAGRDVMTPFRTFLEQPGVPLVEARLECATGAQPVVHLAQSRYTPVGSTAPRDRTWSIPVCITYPARGTQLATTCELMSAASADLSLADAQGCPAWVMPNAGARGYYRWTLPPEQLRPLMERGGTRLSPMERASVANNLRAAFASATIPGGDVIAAMPRIASDSVRIVATDPMGLASNVVDQIVSDEHEAAARTWASGLYRASATRLGWTPRPREDGDTRLLRRDVLGFMASVARDPRVRSEAARRGRAYLGAGGDGAIHADAVAPDLAGIAAAVAVQEGDAALFDAVQTTLFATEDAVVRARLIAALSSTEDAALAARALDLGLDARLRVNEVLIPLSVQAEHDEGRERAWAWLVEHFDALSARIATTRAGATPWLFAGFCSRDDAERVRTFFEPRIAGLAGGPRNLAGALEAIELCAARVQAQRASVEQAIAR; encoded by the coding sequence ATGAGAACGAGGCCGATCGCAATCCTCCTCGCGGCGTCGATCGCTGCGTGTGGCCCGAGCGCGACGACACGCGCGACCACACCCGACACCGCGCGCCAGGCCGCGTCGACGAGCGCGCCCGACGAGGCTCCGCCCGACGGGCCGCTGCCCGCGGGCGTCACGCCGCTGCACTACCGCATCGCGCTCGAGGTGCTGCCCGAGAACGATCGCTTCCGCGGCGAGGTGTGGATCCGCGCGCGCCTCGCGGAGGCGACCTCGCGCATCTGGATCCACGGCGCGCGCATGGACGTCTCGGCGGCGTCGATCGAGCGCGTGGAGGAAGAGAGCGACGAGCGCGTGAGCGTGCCCGCGACGTGGCATCCCGCGGAGCGCGAGGGCATCGCGGCGCTGCGCACGCAGACGCCGGTCGGGCCCGGCGACGTGACGATCCACATCGCGTACGAGGCGCCCTTCGATCGCCAGCTGAAGGGGCTCTATCGCGTCGACGTGGGCGACGATCACTACGCGTTCACGCAGTTCGAGGCGACGAGCGCGCGCTACGCGTTCCCCTCGTTCGACGAGCCGCGCTGGAAGACGCCGTTCGACATCGAGCTCACGGTGCACCGCGAGCACGTCGCGATCGCGAACACGCGCGAGCTCGAGCGCACGCAGCTCGAGAGCGGGCTCGATCGCGTGCGCTACGCGACGACGCTGCCGCTGCCGACCTATCTCGTCGCGATGGCGGTCGGTCCGCTCGACGTGGTCGAGGGCGCGGCCATTCCGCCGAGCGCGGTGCGCTCGCGTCCGCTGCCGTTCCGCGGCATCGCGGCGCGTGGTCGAGGGCCCGAGCTCGCGCACGCGATGGAGCACACGCCGCGCATCGTCGCCGCGCTCGAGGACTACTTCGGGACCGAGTATCCGTACGACAAGCTCGACATCATCGCGGTGCCGGACTTCGCGTCGGGCGCGATGGAGAACGCGGGCGCGATCACGTTCCGCGAGTTCCTCCTGCTGCTCGGCGCGAGCCCGCCCGAGGATCAGGTGCGCGGCTTCGCGAACGTGATGGCGCACGAGCTCGCGCACCAGTGGTTCGGCAACCTCGTCACGATGCCGTGGTGGGACGACATCTGGCTCAACGAGGCGTTCGCGACGTGGATGGCGTCGAAGACCGTCGCGCGCGTGTACCCGGAGATGAACGCGGATCTCGCGCAGCTCGCCGCGGTGCACGGCGCGATGGGCCAGGACTCGCTCGCGTCGGCGCGCCGCATCCGCCAGCCGATCGAGAGCGACCACGACATCCGCAACGCGTTCGACTCGATCACGTACTCGAAGGGCGCGGGCGTGCTCTCGATGTTCGAGGCGTGGGTCGGCGAGGACGTCTTCCGCGAAGGGATCCGCACGTACCTGCGGCAGCATCGCTTCGGCACCGCGACGAGCGAGGATCTGCTCGCGGCGCTGAGCGAGTCGGCGGGGCGCGACGTGATGACGCCGTTCCGCACGTTCCTCGAGCAGCCCGGCGTGCCGCTCGTCGAGGCGCGGCTCGAGTGTGCGACGGGCGCGCAGCCGGTCGTGCACCTCGCGCAGTCGCGCTACACGCCGGTGGGCTCGACCGCGCCGCGCGATCGCACGTGGAGCATCCCGGTGTGCATCACGTATCCGGCGCGCGGGACGCAGCTCGCGACGACGTGCGAGCTGATGAGCGCGGCGAGCGCGGACCTGTCGCTCGCGGACGCACAGGGCTGTCCCGCGTGGGTCATGCCGAACGCGGGCGCGCGCGGGTACTACCGCTGGACGCTGCCGCCCGAGCAGCTGCGCCCGTTGATGGAGCGCGGTGGGACGCGCCTCTCGCCGATGGAGCGCGCGAGCGTCGCGAACAACCTCCGCGCGGCGTTCGCGAGCGCGACGATCCCTGGCGGCGACGTGATCGCGGCGATGCCGCGCATCGCGAGCGACTCGGTGCGGATCGTCGCGACCGATCCGATGGGGCTCGCGAGCAACGTCGTCGACCAGATCGTGTCCGACGAGCACGAGGCGGCCGCGCGCACGTGGGCGAGCGGGCTCTATCGCGCGAGCGCGACGCGGCTCGGGTGGACGCCGCGCCCGCGCGAGGACGGCGACACGCGGCTGCTGCGTCGCGACGTGCTCGGGTTCATGGCGAGCGTCGCGCGTGACCCGCGGGTGCGCAGCGAGGCGGCGCGTCGAGGGCGCGCGTACCTCGGCGCGGGCGGCGACGGCGCGATCCACGCGGATGCGGTCGCCCCCGATCTCGCGGGGATCGCGGCGGCGGTCGCGGTGCAGGAGGGCGACGCGGCGCTCTTCGACGCGGTGCAGACGACGCTCTTCGCGACCGAGGACGCGGTGGTGCGCGCGCGGCTGATCGCGGCGCTCTCGAGCACCGAGGACGCTGCGCTCGCGGCGAGGGCGCTCGATCTCGGGCTCGATGCGCGGCTGCGCGTGAACGAGGTGCTGATCCCGCTGAGCGTGCAGGCCGAGCACGACGAGGGGCGCGAGCGCGCGTGGGCGTGGCTCGTCGAGCACTTCGACGCGCTCTCGGCGCGCATCGCGACGACGCGCGCGGGCGCGACGCCGTGGCTCTTCGCGGGGTTCTGCTCGCGCGACGACGCGGAGCGGGTGCGGACGTTCTTCGAGCCGCGCATCGCGGGGCTCGCGGGCGGGCCGCGCAACCTCGCGGGCGCGCTCGAGGCGATCGAGCTGTGCGCGGCGCGGGTGCAGGCGCAGCGTGCGAGCGTGGAGCAGGCGATCGCGCGGTGA
- the der gene encoding ribosome biogenesis GTPase Der: MSDEELEETAFEDDDEGAPQQKKKRNRRKQPVPAGAIYARPVVAIVGRPNIGKSTLFNRLAGQRIAIVEDVAGVTRDRHYADTLMLGREVVLVDTGGFDPESDDPMKEGIAQHVKLALEEADVVVCVLDATTGATSADEAAIALLRRANKPVIYAANKADSKAQAMAGMELYELGIDRLIPISALHGNGMSELEDAIAAALPAEGTGASQQWDEAIPRVAIVGRPNAGKSSLVNRLLGENRQLVDSRPGTTIDAIDALYERGDDKWVLIDTAGMRRKRGIDKGVEGLAVMKAIKAIERSHVVVLLVDAAEGIAEQDAKLAGLVVDRGRALVVGLNKGDLMSDVERKKAVARAREVLSFAPWARFVTVSAKTGRAVNKLIEAANAALVEHRKRVTTAELNRFFEEVLEHHPPPTQKGKAVRLYYVTQAETRPPRFVIVTNEPEAVHFSYQRYVANALRERFGFEGTPIRLSWKRKSRRE; the protein is encoded by the coding sequence GTGAGCGACGAGGAGCTCGAGGAGACCGCCTTCGAAGACGACGACGAGGGCGCTCCGCAGCAGAAGAAGAAGCGCAACCGCCGCAAGCAGCCGGTGCCCGCCGGCGCGATCTACGCGCGCCCGGTCGTCGCGATCGTCGGCCGTCCCAACATCGGCAAGAGCACGCTCTTCAATCGCCTCGCGGGCCAGCGCATCGCGATCGTCGAGGACGTCGCGGGCGTCACGCGCGATCGCCACTACGCCGACACGCTGATGCTGGGGCGCGAGGTCGTGCTGGTCGACACCGGCGGCTTCGATCCCGAGAGCGACGACCCGATGAAGGAGGGCATCGCGCAGCACGTGAAGCTCGCCCTCGAAGAGGCCGACGTCGTCGTCTGCGTGCTCGACGCGACGACCGGCGCGACGAGCGCCGACGAGGCCGCGATCGCGCTCCTGCGCCGCGCGAACAAGCCGGTGATCTACGCCGCGAACAAGGCCGACTCGAAGGCCCAGGCGATGGCGGGCATGGAGCTCTACGAGCTCGGCATCGATCGCTTGATCCCGATCAGCGCGCTCCACGGCAACGGCATGTCGGAGCTCGAGGACGCGATCGCCGCCGCGCTGCCCGCCGAGGGCACCGGCGCCTCGCAGCAGTGGGACGAGGCGATCCCGCGCGTCGCGATCGTCGGTCGCCCCAACGCCGGCAAGAGCTCGCTCGTGAACCGCCTGCTCGGCGAGAACCGTCAGCTCGTCGACTCGCGCCCCGGCACGACGATCGACGCGATCGACGCGCTCTACGAGCGCGGCGACGACAAGTGGGTGCTGATCGACACCGCGGGCATGCGCCGCAAGCGCGGCATCGACAAGGGTGTCGAGGGCCTCGCGGTGATGAAGGCGATCAAGGCGATCGAGCGCAGCCACGTCGTGGTGCTGCTCGTCGACGCCGCGGAGGGGATCGCGGAGCAGGACGCGAAGCTCGCGGGGCTCGTCGTCGATCGCGGGCGCGCGCTCGTGGTCGGGCTCAACAAGGGCGACCTGATGAGCGACGTCGAGCGCAAGAAGGCGGTCGCGCGCGCGCGTGAAGTGCTCTCGTTCGCGCCCTGGGCGCGCTTCGTCACGGTGAGCGCGAAGACGGGCCGCGCCGTGAACAAGCTGATCGAGGCCGCGAACGCCGCGCTCGTCGAGCATCGAAAGCGCGTGACCACCGCGGAGCTCAACCGCTTCTTCGAGGAAGTGCTGGAGCACCACCCGCCTCCGACCCAGAAGGGCAAGGCGGTGCGGCTCTACTACGTGACGCAGGCCGAGACGCGCCCGCCGCGCTTCGTGATCGTCACCAACGAGCCCGAGGCGGTGCACTTCAGCTATCAGCGCTACGTCGCGAACGCGCTGCGCGAGCGCTTCGGCTTCGAGGGCACGCCGATCCGCCTCTCGTGGAAGCGGAAGTCGCGGCGCGAGTAG